The following proteins come from a genomic window of Alosa sapidissima isolate fAloSap1 chromosome 20, fAloSap1.pri, whole genome shotgun sequence:
- the mmp17b gene encoding matrix metalloproteinase-17b: MRVHLWSVLVLCVCEPVCAASLAAATTATTTTTLPLPSSSGGTSHQPSATPTEDESTQLVDWLSKYGYLPPSDTSTGQLQTWSAVTQAVKAMQKYAGLEETGIADDETVRLMHTPRCSLPDEDRTANQPAGIHVKGRGHRMKRAAVSWARRNINWRLSSYPSSSALSHETIRSLVFYALRVWAEPTTLEFHEVGGPEAADLQVDFLYGPHGDGYPFDGTGGAVGHAFYPSDPDRAGGVHLDAEEEWAFRQPASEGTDLFTVLIHELGHALGMSHSSARRSVMRPYYQGPLGDPLHFRLGAPDLEQITSLYGKRSNDLPPDDTNEAREPLLRHPSKHTHNHHHRHTHGHWHSHDDIDRCNTSFDAVAKIRGEIFFFKGLSMWRVSRGGLVSGRAVSVRRLWGALPPTLTSVSAVLERHSDHSIVFISDSQVWLFKELSLQEGYPRPASDLTSSGEGSSAGRQGLLWHQKEGAVWGDMPGEIEQDTGREGGGEGGGEEEESETWRELIRGGVNGIITEDDGSTYLFKESSYWKFTYPGSAPEVGYPRSLATDWLDCPAPSSTLHNQDDLSLTLPGDRQEFRERHEERGASVEEVDNRDSADQIRLRGRHRHKGSHSDRDLTRDSPLYWTCPCLNRAPGRAATLQMMIQNLLWVLCVVTLV, from the exons GATTGGCTGTCAAAGTATGGATACCTCCCACCTTCGGACACCTCTACTGGTCAGCTCCAGACATGGTCAGCTGTCACTCAGGCTGTGAAGGCCATGCAGAAATATGCTGGTCTGGAGGAGACAGGGATTGCTG atgacGAAACTGTCCGCCTGATGCACACCCCTCGGTGCTCCCTTCCTGATGAGGACAGGACAGCCAATCAGCCCGCAGGCATCCATGTTAAGGGGCGTGGCCACAGGATGAAGAGGGCAGCGGTCTCCTGGGCACGGCGCAATATCAACTGGAG GTTGAGCTCATACCCCAGCTCCTCTGCTCTGTCCCATGAAACAATCCGCTCCCTGGTGTTCTACGCCCTAAGGGTTTGGGCGGAACCAACCACTCTGGAGTTCCATGAG GTAGGAGGTCCCGAGGCAGCAGATCTTCAGGTGGACTTCCTTTATGGTCCCCATGGTGACGGGTACCCTTTCGATGGGACAGGGGGTGCTGTGGGCCACGCCTTTTATCCGTCTGACCCCGACAGGGCCGGAGGAGTGCACCTGGACGCAGAGGAGGAGTGGGCTTTCAGGCAGCCAG cttcaGAAGGCACAGACCTGTTCACCGTGCTGATTCATGAGCTGGGGCACGCACTGGGCATGTCCCACTCCTCTGCGCGTCGCTCTGTCATGAGGCCCTACTACCAGGGGCCCCTGGGGGACCCACTACACTTCAGACTGGGAGCCCCGGACCTGGAGCAGATCACTTCCCTctatg GGAAGAGGAGTAATGACCTACCACCAGATGACACCAATGAGGCACGAGAACCTTTGCTGAGACAtccaagcaaacacacacacaaccaccaccacagacacacacatggacactggCATAG CCATGATGACATTGATCGCTGTAACACAAGTTTTGATGCAGTGGCAAAGATTCGaggagaaattttttttttcaaag GTCTAAGCATGTGGAGGGTGAGTCGTGGGGGTCTGGTGTCGGGCAGGGCCGTGTCAGTGCGGCGGCTATGGGGGgctctccctcccaccctcaCCTCGGTCAGCGCTGTGCTGGAGAGACACTCAGACCACAGCATTGTCTTCATCAGTG ACTCACAGGTCTGGCTCTTCAAGGAGCTCTCCCTGCAGGAAGGCTACCCTCGGCCCGCGTCCGATCTCACCTCATCAGGAGAGGGCTCCTCCGCCGGGAGGCAGGGGCTGCTGTGGCACCAGAAGGAAGGAGCTGTGTGGGGGGACATGCCAGGAGAGATAGAACAGGacacaggaagagagggaggaggagagggaggaggagaggaggaggagagtgagacGTGGAGAGAGCTGATCCGAGGAGGGGTGAATGGAATTATCACAGAAGACGACG GATCTACGTACCTCTTCAAAGAAAGCTCCTATTGGAAGTTCACCTACCCAGGCTCCGCCCCTGAGGTGGGTTATCCACGCTCTCTGGCCACTGATTGGCTGGACTGCCCTGCTCCGTCCTCAACACTCCACAACCAGGACGACCTCTCCCTGACCCTGCCCGGCGACCGGCAGGAGTTCCGTGAGCGGCATGAGGAACGTGGGGCCTCTGTGGAGGAGGTGGACAATAGAGACAGCGCTGATCAGATCCGACTGAggggcagacacagacacaagggCAGCCACTCGGACAGAGACTTGACCAGAGATAGCCCGCTCTACTGGACCTGTCCTTGCTTGAACAGGGCACCAGGGCGCGCTGCAACACTGCAAATGATGATCCAGAACCTCCTCTGGGTGCTATGCGTTGTCACTCTCGTCTAG
- the LOC121694287 gene encoding uncharacterized protein LOC121694287, with the protein MALEAFVQGIHPERLGERLSAHCSLSAALAEAERVENIEALWSRGIVYARHRWKKTGRSWRRRDRPQYNHHNAAHASGRGRPAKTDATGVASRDTSRPSQTRRRWHGGREFHYLPGYGLHTAGPALPNKRTLCGLNFERLMERVLVGIPRTCCVVYLDDILCHATDFTGAREVLAVVMAVRHFQTYLYGKWFLLRTDHASLTWLLNFKEPEGQLARWLKALRDYDMEIQHRAGRLHGNADALSRRPCAADQCQHSHRREERSLATAQPEPARRLQAASPLAERERAAAFNARQQQASERLTAHQRHASERLTARQRRANKRATTRQLHASERVNPRQQHPEVVSPPSTVSYSDQETRDSPPQPNATTQHCRVAAGATDAQAPVDVMSREEIWKAQSEDATLSRRHTHLHSKEGPHTTLARSAAAIFSRGSHGAGSCRCHGPTASHRAGKSLRARSHGLLH; encoded by the coding sequence ATGGCACTGGAAGCGTTTGTGCAAGGCATCCACCCGGAGCGGCTGGGAGAACGCCTGAGTGCCCACTGCTCGCTGTCCGCGGCGCTCGCAGAGGCCGAACGGGTGGAAAACATCGAGGCATTGTGGAGTCGAGGCATTGTGTACGCCAGACATCGATGGAAGAAGACGGGGAGGAGTTGGAGACGACGCGACAGACCACAGTACAACCACCACAACGCCGCCCACGCGAGTGGAAGAGGCCGGCCAGCGAAGACTGATGCTACCGGTGTGGCGAGCCGGGACACATCGCGCCCCAGTCAAACTAGAAGGAGGTGGCACGGCGGGAGGGAGTTTCACTACCTCCCTGGCTATGGACTGCATACGGCTGGGCCGGCTCTGCCAAACAAGAGGACACTATGTGGACTGAACTTCGAGCGGCTGATGGAGCGTGTCCTGGTGGGCATTCCACGAACATGCTGCGTGgtttacctggacgacatcctgtGTCATGCAACAGACTTCACCGGTGCCAGAGAAGTGTTGGCTGTGGTGATGGCAGTGCGCCATTTCCAAACCTACCTCTACGGCAAATGGTTCCTGCTGAGAACGGACCACGCGTCACTCACCTGGCTGCTGAACTTCAAAGAACCAGAGGGCCAGCTGGCTCGCTGGCTGAAGGCGCTCCGGGACTACGACATGGAGATTCAACACCGGGCGGGTCGCCTTCACGGCAACGCGGACGCTCTGTCCAGGCGTCCGTGTGCAGCAGACCAGTGCCAGCACAGCcaccggagggaggagaggagcctggccacggctcaaccggagcccgctcgtcggctacaggctgcatcaccactggcagagagagagagagctgctgctTTCAACGCTCGCCAGCAGCAAGCCAGCGAGAGACTCACCGCTCACCAGCGTCACGCCAGCGAGAGACTCACCGCTCGCCAGCGCCGCGCCAACAAGAGAGCCACCACTCGCCAGCTTCACGCCAGCGAGAGAGTCAACCCTCGCCAGCAGCACCCCGAGGTCGTCTCGCCGCCTTCCACTGTCAGCTACAGCGATCAAGAGACCAGAGACAGCCCACCGCAGCCCAACGCTACAACGCAGCACTGCAGAGTGGCAGCCGGGGCCACGGACGCACAGGCGCCGGTGGACGTGATGTCAAGAGAGGAGATCTGGAAGGCACAATCAGAGGACGCCACACTCAGCCGAcgccacacacacctgcacagcaAAGAAGGGCCCCACACGACGCTTGCACGCTCCGCTGCAGCAATATTCAGTCGGGGCTCCCATGGAGCGGGTAGCTGTCGATGTCATGGGCCCACTGCCAGTCACAGAGCAGGGAAATCGCTACGTGCTCGTAGCCATGGACTATTACACTAA